The Microbulbifer pacificus sequence ATCTAAAACTACAAAGACTTCCTCTCCATCGTTTATGTGCCATTTGTATGGCTTATCCGTCCAGTGTAGTTTAGTGGTGATTCCTTGCATGTTTGCGATTTGCCTTGCTCCCCACGCACGATCCGCGGTGAAATTCTTGCTCTTTATAACTTCCATTTTTCAGGTACCTACCACTCTCTCAAAGCTTAATTTGCGTACACCGCTGCCCCGCGAAGGGCCTATGGCCCGTAGCCTGGCTGTCTGGCCTTGTATGTGTTTTGGCCACAACTAAAACCGCTATACCTGGCGCTACTTATTTTGCTGCTCTTTCCAGTCATCAGTTAGCATACCTGCATAGCCCCAATCCTCCTCTGCGATTTCCTGAAGCACGATATGAATATGCTCGGGCTTTTTACCAAGATTCCTGACTAGGGAAGCAGTGATATCTTCTACCAATCTCCTTTTCTGATCCCTGCTTGCACCTTTTGTAATTTGTAAGTTTACATACGGCATACTAAAAAACCTTACATTGAAACGAAGACTATGGCGGAAAAGATTAATTTCATACTGGTCTACACATAACGCCGCCCCTTTGCAGCGCATTGTTATGCGCTTACTGCGATACATGTATGAAAACGTACCTACCATCTGAACGGACAGACGAAACTGAGGTAACTCCAAATTTTCGAATTACCGAGATTCTCTCCCATTTCTCTGCACTCCCCATTTTCTTAGACTGTAGCTTCCACTTAGAATTTACAATCTCTAAAAGGTTTTTGTAATCCACCGCATCTAGCTCCAGCAAAAAACTTTCATTGTATCCTTGCCAAATATCCAAGAATTTAGGAGATCGCTTATGCTGGACAAGCGTATATGGCTTTAGCGGGGCATACCCCAGCGCTTGATCCAGTATCTGGCTCAATTCAGGCTTATTTGAGCAGCCAGATAAAAACAGCGCTAAAAGAAAAATTACGATGAATCTCACATTACGCATAACGCCGTGCTCAGCGACGGCTTACTTTATGCGCCTTTTGCGCGAAAATGGGAGCGCAGCGACCGCGCGAAAGGTGCATAAAGTAAGACGTCGGCTGCAGCACCTTGTTAGTTGCTTCGTGGCCTAGGACTTTCCGTAGCTGCAAACTCTGTTGACTTTTACACATTTTGCACTTCTAAATTCAGTGAAGTGGCAAAAATGAAATACTTTGCCTTTCTTATCTTGGACATACCCATTTACTGAGCCAGATTTTCCATGTGAAATTACGTGGTCAATTTTTACTAGAGTAACGTACTTTCCACAACTTTGAATATGAGCTCGGAGGTTATCTCCTTCCGTTACACTTCTATCCGCGAGCTCCCAGACAGCGCTTTCAGATAGAACCTCATCAAGAAACCCAAAATCGCCAGTTTCTAAAGCAATGACTATCTTCTCAACAAACTGATTCTTGGGAGAATTTCCGCAATCTTTACTTCCTTTGATTTCAACCACGCTTTAGATTCCTGGTTGCAACTAACGCCCGCAACAGGGGCGACCAATGCTATGCACGTTTTGTGCAAAACTGGGAGCGCAGCGACCCGCACAAAATGTGCATAGCGTTGGGCGTCCCGCGGAGGCCCGATGGGCCGGAGGGAACTTAACCCGCTTTTGCACACACCTAGTTGTTAGCAACTGATTTTACACTCGAATTCTTGAGGTGAAACATACCCAATAGACGAATGTGATCTCTGATTGTTGTAGTAGCGCATATATTCGGTCACTGTCGATCTTAACTGTTTATCAGAATCGAAGACCTGGCGCTTAATACGCTCTGTTTTAAATTGGTGAAAAAACGACTCCATGAATGCATTGTCATTCATGTTCTTCACCCGATTCATGCTCTGACTGATCCCATACCGACGTAGTCGCTCACGATATTGGCCTGACAGATACTCGCTACCACGGTCAGAGTGGAAGATCAGCTCCGGGTGATGCCCGCGGTTGCGTACCGCCCTATCTATGCTGGCCAGAGTCAGAGAAACATCTCTGCGAGCACTCAGCGACCAGGAGACCACTTTCCTACTGTAGCGATCCATGACTACCGATAGATACTGCCAGCTACCATCACTCAGCTTTATATAAGTAACATCACCCACCCAAAGCTGATTCGGACGCGTCAGTTCGATGCCCTCTATTTTGCACTTGATCCCGTAGACATGCTTGTACGTGCCCGGCCGAGCTGTATAGATCTTCGACTTTACGGCCAGAAGGCCGTGCTTTCGCATGATTCTAGCAACTCGCTTTTGACCGACATTTATACCTGTTTTCTTAAGCTCTTGGGTGATTTTCGGGCTGCCATAGCAGCCATCATGCCGATTGAAGATCGATCTAATATGCTCGAAAAGCTCGCTGTCTTCCTGCTCACGGTCAGAAGTACCCCGCCGGCGCCAGGAGTTATATCCATCCCGGGTAACACCATAGAGCCTGCACATCATAGCGATACTGTGCTTTACCCGGTGCTGATCTATGAATTCGAAGATTTCCCTTTTTGCTGTAAAGAGAATTGGATGGCTTTTTTTAAAAGGGCATGCTCTTCCTGGAGTAGGTTATGTGCCCGCTCCAGCTTTCTCAGCCGCTTCAGCTCTGATTTCACCTCAGGATCAATCTGTATGTTTTTCTTCTTGGCCATGATCTGCCCCCGTCGCATCTCCATACGCCAACGATAAAGCATCACTTCATGGATATCGAGCGCTTCAGCCACATGTCTGGCTAGCACACCAGGAATCTCGGTTAGCGAGACTGCTGTTGCTTTGAAATCATCGTCGTAGCGGTTGTAGTGCTTTCTGCGTGCCATTTGACACCTCCAACTCAGTTAGATGGAGGTGTGTGCAAAAGCGGGTTAGGTTCCGAGCAAATTGCCCGGCTTTGTTAAATTATTTGACTACTGGGGTTCCCCACCCATCGTACTCTGCTCCGGCATCTTCGGCGATTTTGAGCATGATTACATTTTCTTGGTCAATTTTTTCTAAACTCAGTAGAGTTTCTTTAACGAGATCACCGTAGAAGTACTCGACTCCTTGATGTTCACCTTTTCCAACATTTCTAATTTCATACCCCAGAGTTTTACCTGTTCCTGCTATATAGGCCAGACAATCATAGGTATAGCAATAGAAATGATGTTCGACCGGATGTAACTTGCTTAGATTTGAACCAGCCTTTTGCAAAGAATTTAATACATCTCTGTTTCCCTTTGTATTTGGTTGAAACTCCTCCGCAATACCAAGCGATGAAAAAAAAGAAATAATTGTTGTGAATACAAGCTTTCGCATGGCTGACTCGTAATTTAACGCCGCGATCAGCCGCAGCTTACTTTGTGTGCTTTTTGCACGAAAATGGGAGCGTAGCGACCGTGCAAAAAATGCACAAAGTAAGATGTCGGCTGCATTGCATTGTTATGCGCGCTACCCGTCGATTCTAACGTTTACTACAGAGCTATTTTCTATTTCAGCTGTAAACATATGGAGGTTGGCATCTTCAAGGCATTCAAATGATAACTCCCACTTACCATCTCTTTTTCCAAGTTTTGGTATTGTGAGTGAAACGAATAAGAAACTACTTTGAAAATCCTCGACTTTTATCGACCAATTTTCAGCCTCTTTGATTAAGCTTGGAGCTACAAGATTGAAATCATTGATATAGCTAGATTCAAAGGATTTGTAGAATTCCACCTGACTTTGAGATGGCCCTTCCGCACCAGCCAAAACGTTTACCGCTATTTCTTTATTTAGCGGCTTAAAA is a genomic window containing:
- a CDS encoding cupin domain-containing protein is translated as MEVIKSKNFTADRAWGARQIANMQGITTKLHWTDKPYKWHINDGEEVFVVLDGVVDMHYRLNGAEEVAVLEAGDIFFASVGTEHVAHPRGEVRVLVVESEGSV
- a CDS encoding tautomerase family protein, with the protein product MYRSKRITMRCKGAALCVDQYEINLFRHSLRFNVRFFSMPYVNLQITKGASRDQKRRLVEDITASLVRNLGKKPEHIHIVLQEIAEEDWGYAGMLTDDWKEQQNK
- a CDS encoding nuclear transport factor 2 family protein produces the protein MVEIKGSKDCGNSPKNQFVEKIVIALETGDFGFLDEVLSESAVWELADRSVTEGDNLRAHIQSCGKYVTLVKIDHVISHGKSGSVNGYVQDKKGKVFHFCHFTEFRSAKCVKVNRVCSYGKS
- a CDS encoding IS3 family transposase produces the protein MLFTAKREIFEFIDQHRVKHSIAMMCRLYGVTRDGYNSWRRRGTSDREQEDSELFEHIRSIFNRHDGCYGSPKITQELKKTGINVGQKRVARIMRKHGLLAVKSKIYTARPGTYKHVYGIKCKIEGIELTRPNQLWVGDVTYIKLSDGSWQYLSVVMDRYSRKVVSWSLSARRDVSLTLASIDRAVRNRGHHPELIFHSDRGSEYLSGQYRERLRRYGISQSMNRVKNMNDNAFMESFFHQFKTERIKRQVFDSDKQLRSTVTEYMRYYNNQRSHSSIGYVSPQEFECKISC
- a CDS encoding transposase, which translates into the protein MARRKHYNRYDDDFKATAVSLTEIPGVLARHVAEALDIHEVMLYRWRMEMRRGQIMAKKKNIQIDPEVKSELKRLRKLERAHNLLQEEHALLKKAIQFSLQQKGKSSNS
- a CDS encoding ribonuclease E inhibitor RraB — its product is MRKLVFTTIISFFSSLGIAEEFQPNTKGNRDVLNSLQKAGSNLSKLHPVEHHFYCYTYDCLAYIAGTGKTLGYEIRNVGKGEHQGVEYFYGDLVKETLLSLEKIDQENVIMLKIAEDAGAEYDGWGTPVVK